From the Armatimonadota bacterium genome, one window contains:
- a CDS encoding redoxin domain-containing protein: MAEFQSQFERLRRLETQVAALSSDSEEEAREMVDRNSLTYPMYFGLDAERTLAAIGGHVKLEKGFVQPSGFLLRPDRTIVQFTQSSGPIGRFDAVDAVSIIKWYQESS, from the coding sequence TTGGCCGAGTTCCAGTCACAGTTCGAGCGGCTTCGGCGCCTAGAGACGCAGGTCGCGGCCCTCTCTTCGGACTCTGAGGAAGAGGCGCGGGAGATGGTCGATCGCAACTCTTTGACCTACCCCATGTACTTTGGGCTCGACGCCGAGAGGACGCTGGCGGCGATCGGAGGCCATGTCAAGTTGGAGAAGGGGTTCGTGCAGCCGTCGGGGTTCCTTTTGCGGCCCGACCGGACCATCGTCCAGTTCACCCAGTCGAGCGGGCCGATTGGCCGGTTTGACGCCGTGGACGCGGTGAGCATCATCAAGTGGTACCAGGAGAGTAGTTGA
- a CDS encoding PQQ-like beta-propeller repeat protein, which produces MLGVLLLSIVQQGQTFPLPPFVREWTHLLDRSMGYMETPTVAGSSVYFTSGGSCVSFDVSAQRVDWTWRPRGEQYARSVAVDEDSVYVLITASGEGPGWIAALDRATGEHKRSVRRSGEDSPMAAQDGVLVAMTEPRTLSGIDTAKMEIIWSTEVFVEKGEEEFKWWALRSPPVISNGQVYINTWEFETLALDLKTGEIFWKVTNSRSQVAVADEAGVVLVSQGGGLVGRQVKSGQVIWRADGDANDYAGVFAGNFVTLGRNIVRALDIRTGSLSWSVDVGDQNMSGGYQFGLVADSTLIIRSMDELVAFSPTGARKWTVPADIGFSFPIWIQGDKFVCTDGERFLGYRTGEYDPIPDSAAGRQELARSMASQYVLLDNAERARLKSMGADAILPLAEAMAENGRLYDKYKGREDEIDNFRFYSLVMDIMGDLAGIFYGEHTDGIMQIAEALPKGNLARDNLLRLLADRGDPAHSTSYFLIQVADIPADELEFGKFSSALTSLANSPEPEAVEFMIGLLQNEAVDSRVRELAYVNLARVGGAAGLKAVLAERFGRRLLAPLEKRMKLSELVEDSERRTAIIDTRKDDDGTLWALITSDAMGSYSDLWIVHRENDKWVQPLFTGLTQVSRRIRNRPDNVEQSYKGYSVSDIVAGLWFDLLVGEKTVSSDRDGDGLTDLMEERLGTDPADPDTDDDGTGDLVDPWPMVKPRTLTNKEAFFAAVFEARYHFDTDVSPAIFTGEKGMEPFEMPGWHGPVIWTDEERRSNRTDKLSGLWEEGVAFLGFEEARDFDDDSPPSGQTITWNEDLSEGTVIISTYYGGLNGTGYFVRAKKFGNRWVVIEMYMQYIS; this is translated from the coding sequence ATGCTTGGGGTGCTGTTACTATCGATCGTGCAACAGGGGCAGACCTTCCCGTTGCCGCCATTCGTGCGTGAGTGGACGCATCTTCTCGACCGATCGATGGGCTACATGGAGACTCCCACGGTCGCCGGCAGCTCTGTCTACTTCACGAGCGGGGGTTCGTGCGTTTCGTTCGACGTTTCTGCCCAGAGAGTGGACTGGACGTGGCGGCCTAGAGGTGAGCAGTACGCCCGGTCCGTCGCGGTAGACGAGGATTCGGTCTACGTATTGATTACTGCTTCGGGGGAAGGCCCAGGCTGGATCGCTGCGCTCGATAGGGCCACTGGCGAGCACAAACGGTCAGTCCGCAGGAGCGGAGAGGACTCACCGATGGCGGCCCAGGACGGCGTACTCGTCGCAATGACCGAACCGAGGACTCTCTCCGGCATAGATACCGCCAAGATGGAGATCATTTGGTCGACCGAGGTGTTCGTCGAAAAGGGCGAGGAGGAGTTCAAGTGGTGGGCGCTGAGGTCGCCGCCGGTCATCTCAAACGGTCAGGTGTACATCAACACGTGGGAGTTCGAGACCCTTGCGCTCGACCTGAAGACGGGCGAGATATTTTGGAAGGTCACGAATTCGAGGAGCCAAGTTGCTGTCGCGGACGAGGCAGGGGTCGTCCTTGTTTCACAGGGCGGGGGTCTCGTAGGACGCCAAGTAAAATCGGGCCAAGTAATCTGGCGGGCAGATGGCGACGCAAACGATTACGCGGGAGTATTCGCTGGCAACTTTGTCACGCTGGGCAGAAATATCGTGCGGGCGCTGGACATTAGAACCGGCAGCCTCAGCTGGTCTGTCGACGTAGGCGATCAGAACATGTCGGGCGGTTACCAATTTGGGCTGGTCGCTGACAGCACGCTGATCATTAGATCGATGGATGAACTTGTTGCTTTCTCGCCCACCGGCGCGCGCAAGTGGACTGTTCCAGCGGACATCGGTTTCAGCTTCCCCATCTGGATCCAGGGAGACAAGTTCGTCTGCACCGATGGTGAGCGGTTCTTGGGATACCGGACGGGCGAGTACGACCCGATCCCGGATAGTGCGGCCGGGCGACAGGAGTTGGCCAGGTCGATGGCGTCGCAGTACGTTCTTCTGGACAACGCCGAAAGGGCGCGGCTAAAAAGCATGGGCGCCGATGCGATACTCCCTCTGGCCGAGGCGATGGCCGAAAACGGTCGTCTCTATGACAAGTACAAGGGCAGAGAAGATGAGATCGACAACTTCAGATTCTACTCATTGGTCATGGACATCATGGGGGACTTGGCAGGGATATTCTACGGAGAGCACACGGACGGCATCATGCAGATTGCAGAGGCGCTGCCAAAAGGCAACCTCGCCCGCGACAATCTCCTTCGCCTCCTTGCGGATCGAGGCGACCCAGCTCATTCGACGTCGTATTTCCTCATCCAGGTTGCCGACATCCCAGCTGATGAACTCGAGTTCGGTAAATTCTCGTCGGCGCTAACCTCGCTGGCCAACTCTCCCGAGCCGGAGGCCGTCGAGTTTATGATCGGTCTCCTGCAAAACGAGGCCGTCGATTCGCGTGTGCGCGAGCTCGCCTACGTCAATCTCGCGCGGGTCGGCGGGGCGGCCGGACTGAAGGCGGTGCTGGCCGAGCGCTTTGGTCGTCGACTTCTTGCGCCGCTTGAAAAGAGGATGAAGCTGAGCGAGCTCGTTGAAGACAGCGAGCGCAGGACGGCGATCATCGACACCCGCAAGGACGACGACGGCACTTTGTGGGCGCTGATCACGAGCGACGCGATGGGCAGCTACAGCGACCTCTGGATCGTGCACAGAGAGAACGACAAGTGGGTGCAGCCGCTCTTTACCGGCCTCACCCAGGTCTCAAGGAGGATCAGGAACCGGCCCGACAACGTCGAACAGTCGTACAAGGGGTACTCGGTCAGCGACATCGTCGCCGGCCTCTGGTTCGACCTGCTGGTCGGTGAAAAGACGGTATCGAGCGACAGGGACGGCGACGGCCTGACAGACCTGATGGAGGAGCGGCTGGGGACCGACCCCGCAGACCCGGATACGGACGACGACGGCACCGGCGACCTCGTCGATCCATGGCCGATGGTCAAGCCGAGGACCCTCACGAACAAAGAGGCGTTCTTCGCGGCCGTGTTCGAGGCGCGGTACCACTTCGACACCGACGTTTCACCTGCGATCTTCACAGGCGAGAAGGGCATGGAGCCGTTCGAGATGCCAGGTTGGCACGGGCCGGTCATCTGGACGGACGAAGAACGGCGGTCGAACAGAACCGACAAGCTGAGCGGCCTGTGGGAAGAGGGCGTCGCCTTCTTGGGCTTTGAAGAGGCGAGGGACTTCGACGACGACAGCCCGCCGTCTGGCCAGACGATCACGTGGAACGAAGACTTGAGCGAAGGGACAGTGATCATCTCGACCTACTACGGCGGCTTGAACGGCACCGGCTACTTCGTGCGAGCCAAGAAGTTCGGCAACCGTTGGGTCGTCATCGAGATGTATATGCAGTACATCTCTTAG
- a CDS encoding beta-lactamase family protein, whose amino-acid sequence MRTRSLLFLLLLLGSVARADEIDDLVRANMDADGINGVALGIVVDGVLQESRSYGLANIETGTAVWPETVFKIASLSKAFCAAVTMMLIEEGKLSLEDRVVYHLPTAPESWGKIRIKHLLSHTSGIPRAPGFQFSAQYTPEEFVALFDGIELAEEPGEKYRYNNFGFATLGQIVHKVTGMLLREYVTERILEPLGMTATHYYEMGRIVPHRANGYRRRDGSYSNPNPARPRAYDGSGGVLTSVLDYALWDKALRSDDLLSAEIKEKMWTRFTLNDGSLGEYGFGWFPDEVDGERVVWHHGNTQGFTAHVIRGLESGVTVFVFRNGSGSEAQSLARGILAAYKEQSGRKADEPRSVHSVRHSLSLSWAQCLTLDRRSLKRMNSMPRQ is encoded by the coding sequence ATGCGAACTCGGAGCTTGCTTTTTCTCCTGCTGTTGCTCGGCTCGGTCGCACGGGCAGACGAGATCGACGACCTGGTGCGGGCGAACATGGACGCCGACGGGATCAACGGGGTCGCACTCGGGATCGTCGTGGACGGCGTACTGCAAGAAAGCCGGAGCTACGGGCTCGCGAACATCGAGACGGGCACCGCGGTCTGGCCGGAGACGGTGTTCAAGATCGCCTCGCTCTCCAAGGCGTTCTGCGCCGCGGTGACTATGATGCTGATCGAGGAGGGGAAGCTCTCGCTGGAGGACCGCGTTGTCTATCATCTGCCGACGGCGCCGGAGTCTTGGGGCAAGATCCGGATCAAGCACCTGCTGTCGCACACATCGGGGATACCCAGGGCGCCGGGCTTCCAGTTCTCAGCACAGTACACGCCGGAGGAGTTCGTCGCTCTCTTTGACGGCATAGAGCTTGCTGAGGAGCCGGGCGAGAAATACCGCTACAACAACTTCGGTTTCGCGACCCTAGGCCAGATAGTGCACAAGGTCACGGGGATGCTACTGCGCGAGTACGTGACCGAGCGGATATTGGAGCCTCTGGGGATGACCGCGACGCACTACTATGAGATGGGGCGGATCGTCCCTCATCGCGCGAACGGCTACCGGCGGCGCGACGGTTCGTACTCCAACCCCAACCCCGCGCGGCCAAGGGCTTACGACGGCAGCGGCGGGGTTTTGACGAGCGTTCTCGACTACGCTCTGTGGGACAAGGCCCTGCGGTCGGACGACCTGTTGAGCGCTGAGATCAAGGAGAAGATGTGGACCCGGTTCACCCTGAACGACGGTTCGCTCGGCGAGTATGGGTTCGGGTGGTTTCCGGACGAGGTCGATGGCGAGCGCGTGGTGTGGCACCACGGCAACACGCAGGGGTTTACGGCGCACGTGATCCGCGGGCTGGAAAGCGGGGTGACCGTGTTCGTTTTTCGAAACGGCTCTGGAAGCGAGGCGCAGTCTCTGGCACGGGGGATTCTAGCGGCATACAAGGAGCAGAGCGGGCGCAAGGCAGACGAGCCGCGCAGCGTTCACTCAGTTCGCCACTCATTGTCCTTGTCGTGGGCGCAATGTTTGACCCTCGACCGTCGATCTCTTAAGCGCATGAACTCGATGCCGAGGCAGTAG
- a CDS encoding menaquinone biosynthesis protein: MAKFTVGCVPFVNARPLVAWFDSLGAESPVRVVYEIPSLLPKMLDEGRADAVLASSFDALVTPGRRIAEGVCIGSYGKAESVKLFSNVPFPEIGSLALDQSSMTSNYLAQIVLIETYGARPSVEVAKPNLDAMLELHDAAVLIGDIGMTTSGDGLHVLDLGEAWTSMTGLPFVWAAWIGGEGLTTELATLLHRAERWSNEHIQDVIDQAAESSGWDRNACARYLTRTMLYPMGDRELAGLAAFRDALLRCGLVDSAVFPTVQPLDRAGGDVPQREKASKL; this comes from the coding sequence ATGGCGAAGTTCACTGTAGGATGCGTGCCGTTCGTCAACGCCCGCCCCCTCGTCGCGTGGTTCGATTCTCTGGGTGCCGAGAGTCCTGTCAGAGTCGTCTACGAGATCCCATCCCTGCTTCCAAAAATGCTCGATGAGGGGCGCGCGGACGCGGTGCTGGCATCGAGCTTCGACGCCCTGGTGACGCCCGGCCGCCGGATCGCAGAAGGCGTGTGCATTGGGAGCTACGGCAAAGCGGAGAGCGTGAAGCTCTTCAGCAACGTGCCGTTCCCGGAAATCGGTTCGCTTGCGCTCGACCAGAGTTCGATGACAAGCAACTACCTTGCGCAGATCGTTTTGATCGAAACCTACGGAGCGCGCCCGTCTGTCGAAGTCGCCAAGCCGAATCTCGATGCGATGCTGGAGTTGCACGACGCGGCGGTGCTGATCGGCGACATCGGGATGACGACGTCCGGAGACGGGCTGCACGTGCTGGACCTCGGTGAGGCCTGGACGTCGATGACCGGACTGCCGTTCGTATGGGCGGCGTGGATCGGTGGCGAGGGTTTGACGACAGAGCTAGCAACGCTCTTGCACCGGGCTGAACGGTGGAGCAACGAACACATCCAGGACGTGATCGACCAAGCGGCAGAGTCGTCCGGCTGGGATCGCAACGCCTGCGCTCGGTACCTGACGCGCACGATGCTCTACCCGATGGGCGATCGGGAGCTTGCGGGTCTGGCTGCTTTCCGGGACGCGCTCCTACGTTGCGGGCTTGTCGACTCTGCGGTCTTTCCGACCGTCCAGCCACTTGATCGCGCCGGAGGTGACGTACCACAGCGCGAGAAAGCCAGCAAGCTCTAG
- a CDS encoding glycosyltransferase family 2 protein, translated as MEKPHLAVIVPAYNEEDRIGPTLERLNEYLAAQSYTWKVVVVNDGSTDSTVQIVADFSALHPGFELIDSQPNRGKGFVVRKGMTEVEAEWLLFSDADLAAPIEEVEKLFLAVEKGALIAIGSRPLKESDLEVRQPWYREMAGRAFNLMVQLFAVRGIKDTQCGFKLFRQDVSRDVFGRSKLDGYGFDFEALMIARDLGYEIAEVPIRWSHQEGSKVNMLRDGSRMMAELVKLRLAGKGGRTRPRDAD; from the coding sequence TTGGAAAAGCCGCACCTCGCCGTCATCGTCCCGGCCTACAACGAGGAAGACCGGATCGGTCCGACCCTGGAGCGACTGAACGAGTACCTCGCTGCCCAGTCTTACACGTGGAAGGTGGTGGTCGTGAACGACGGCAGCACGGACTCCACTGTCCAGATAGTCGCCGACTTCTCCGCCTTGCACCCCGGTTTCGAGCTGATCGACTCCCAGCCTAACCGCGGCAAAGGGTTCGTCGTGCGCAAGGGCATGACCGAGGTCGAGGCGGAGTGGCTGCTCTTCTCCGACGCCGACCTCGCCGCGCCGATCGAGGAGGTCGAGAAGCTCTTCCTCGCAGTCGAGAAGGGCGCGCTGATCGCGATCGGCAGCCGTCCGCTGAAAGAGTCCGATCTGGAGGTCCGCCAGCCGTGGTACCGTGAAATGGCGGGCCGAGCCTTCAACCTGATGGTTCAGCTTTTCGCCGTGCGCGGGATCAAGGACACCCAGTGCGGGTTTAAGCTGTTCCGGCAGGATGTCTCGCGCGACGTGTTCGGCCGGAGCAAGCTCGATGGGTACGGGTTCGACTTCGAGGCTCTGATGATCGCGCGCGACCTGGGGTACGAGATCGCCGAAGTCCCGATCCGCTGGTCGCACCAGGAGGGGTCGAAGGTCAATATGCTCCGCGACGGGTCCAGGATGATGGCCGAGTTGGTCAAGCTCCGGTTAGCGGGCAAAGGAGGCCGCACGAGGCCCCGCGATGCAGACTGA
- a CDS encoding class I SAM-dependent methyltransferase, translated as MQTEEYAKMRKAEDHYWWFVSRRRLALAMLDQFAGSKERVLDVASGTGAVLAELQKLGWAGGVDFSPLAMQFCQERGLPNLMVGNAETLPVRGGQFDAVVSLDTLEHVPDHEAAVSEIARVLKPGGVLILNVPAFKWLWGPHDVALMHHRRYTKRQVRDLLERHGLKLEKLSYSVFLLFPMVILVRTIDKFRWGPAKVSLPRVSGGINTFLVKLQDMEARWIMGGSLPWGSSVVAVARKEG; from the coding sequence ATGCAGACTGAAGAGTACGCCAAGATGCGCAAGGCTGAAGACCACTACTGGTGGTTCGTCTCGCGACGTCGACTGGCTTTGGCGATGCTTGACCAGTTCGCAGGTTCAAAAGAGCGGGTGTTGGACGTCGCGTCGGGCACTGGCGCGGTGCTGGCCGAGCTCCAGAAGCTGGGCTGGGCCGGCGGCGTCGACTTCAGCCCTCTGGCGATGCAGTTTTGCCAAGAGCGGGGACTCCCAAACCTTATGGTGGGCAACGCGGAGACGCTACCGGTGCGGGGCGGACAGTTCGACGCGGTCGTGTCTCTCGACACCCTCGAGCACGTCCCAGACCACGAGGCCGCTGTCTCTGAGATCGCCCGGGTGCTCAAACCGGGCGGCGTGCTGATTCTGAACGTGCCCGCCTTCAAGTGGCTCTGGGGGCCGCACGACGTGGCGCTGATGCACCACCGCCGGTACACGAAGAGGCAAGTCAGGGATCTGCTGGAGCGGCACGGGCTGAAGCTCGAAAAGCTCTCCTACAGCGTGTTCCTGCTGTTCCCTATGGTGATCCTTGTGCGAACGATCGACAAGTTCCGCTGGGGCCCGGCGAAGGTCTCTTTGCCCAGGGTTTCGGGCGGAATCAACACGTTTCTTGTCAAACTGCAGGACATGGAGGCGCGTTGGATCATGGGCGGTTCGCTCCCTTGGGGCAGCAGTGTCGTCGCCGTGGCGCGCAAGGAGGGCTAG
- a CDS encoding HEAT repeat domain-containing protein, which translates to MCTRQPRARGKSLLQAIAVVLLLALGTFARADDLKIAKAWKDVIADENVTARRAIVRVLGRTGTEDNLFLVVGAMTDSDQSVRQLARDTMRKNKGPAGFHALERSLLDGNAWEIGLLLTRYTERKYVTFLCNDLRHKNATVRSVSVFALSRQVAKQALPIIKTMEDDPVEGVRWEVMNALKRYDSGK; encoded by the coding sequence ATGTGTACAAGACAACCGAGAGCTCGCGGCAAGAGCCTGCTGCAGGCAATCGCAGTCGTCCTTCTTCTCGCGCTTGGCACATTTGCTCGAGCCGACGATCTCAAAATCGCCAAGGCTTGGAAAGATGTGATCGCCGACGAGAATGTCACCGCGCGACGGGCGATCGTCAGGGTGCTAGGCCGGACTGGGACGGAGGACAACCTCTTTTTGGTAGTAGGAGCCATGACCGATTCGGACCAGTCGGTGAGGCAGCTTGCGCGGGACACCATGCGGAAGAACAAAGGGCCTGCGGGGTTTCACGCGCTAGAGAGGAGCCTGCTGGACGGCAACGCCTGGGAGATAGGGCTGTTACTGACCCGGTACACCGAGCGAAAGTACGTGACTTTCTTGTGCAACGACTTGCGCCATAAGAACGCGACCGTCAGGTCGGTGAGCGTATTCGCGTTGAGCAGACAAGTTGCTAAGCAGGCACTCCCGATCATCAAGACGATGGAGGACGACCCGGTCGAGGGCGTTCGATGGGAAGTCATGAACGCGCTCAAACGATACGATTCAGGCAAGTGA
- a CDS encoding phosphodiester glycosidase family protein: MGPAAGLLLAVALAPHGRAADRPIRYVSFQDGYVYYHAVVADMPSRRVTAEAYYADKLTNASKMIDAQRPAAAITGTFFGWKTQQPVADVVVNGKLVAQGNRGSAVGVDWYGQVKIFDTPYQREIDWYGYRHLLRGTVRLIRNGKVSPNPRAQHFTDIGLLGKAPRTGIGLTASGELVMMATNNRVTLREFGNAMKRLGVVNAVSLDGGGSTMLYYRGKLVIPPKRGLSTIFILHERPLDKPKG; the protein is encoded by the coding sequence ATGGGACCCGCAGCCGGACTACTGCTAGCCGTGGCTCTTGCGCCGCACGGCCGAGCAGCCGATCGACCGATTAGGTACGTGAGCTTTCAGGACGGCTACGTCTACTACCACGCGGTGGTCGCAGACATGCCCAGCCGCAGGGTAACCGCAGAGGCATATTACGCGGACAAGCTCACCAACGCTTCAAAGATGATCGATGCGCAACGGCCTGCGGCGGCGATCACGGGCACGTTCTTCGGTTGGAAGACGCAGCAGCCGGTTGCCGACGTGGTAGTCAACGGAAAACTGGTCGCCCAAGGCAATCGTGGCAGCGCCGTCGGCGTCGACTGGTACGGCCAGGTCAAGATCTTCGATACGCCGTACCAGCGAGAGATCGACTGGTACGGCTATAGGCATCTGCTGCGGGGAACGGTGCGGCTCATTCGCAACGGAAAGGTTTCGCCTAATCCGCGGGCGCAACACTTCACGGACATCGGACTGCTGGGCAAAGCTCCTCGGACCGGCATCGGTCTAACGGCGTCGGGCGAACTGGTCATGATGGCGACCAACAACCGCGTGACGCTCCGCGAATTTGGCAACGCCATGAAGCGACTCGGTGTCGTCAACGCGGTATCGCTCGATGGCGGAGGCTCGACCATGCTCTACTACCGCGGGAAACTCGTCATTCCGCCTAAGCGCGGTCTGAGCACGATTTTCATCCTCCACGAGCGACCACTGGACAAACCAAAAGGTTAG
- a CDS encoding DUF2961 domain-containing protein, whose amino-acid sequence MTTLILAALLTTQDRGGLAGLAQKHEGQSRRATSTRREGPDGNYLRTARPKGDLSERSNWDNFRVAAGETHVLMDEEGPGVITHMWLTFLGPQPQGWAPDGSADHQEMLLRIYWDGSEKPAIEAPVGDFFANAFGKRREVISIPVIVEDADSYNCFWHMPFRKSARIEIVNQSEKPISLLYYNIDWIKRDSLPEDTPYFYAQYRQEYPVKSGQDYVVLDTEGAGHYVGTVLSVRTRSPSWFGEGDEKIYIDGEEHPSIWGTGTEDYFLSAWGLKTTSTPYFGTPFFDQWGIVGGHTSAYRWHINDPLVFQKGIKVTFEHFGWISPDENPDYKSTSWNEREDDYSSVAFWYQTGTPTFAARAPSGPERKLPSLERVIAYARDHIENRGDFPAETQNLSFYDGPQVLYRPTSERDAWIEIPFEITEKEPLRLLLNMTTSYDFGTYQAYLIPVETVLECGDSSPLLLPQAEPLGIRLGLFGLVRIGSGSFGGSGVREFGGSPQSPAPYSSFINHQSAVPLGSPIDLYTKEVKSKEIHLLDFWPEPGMYILRLVCTGKNPLSNGYYLGMESVRLRERRPRVKQYGHDKDMDWRKELKLYR is encoded by the coding sequence ATGACGACACTAATTCTCGCGGCACTGCTGACGACTCAAGACCGAGGCGGGCTAGCCGGACTCGCGCAGAAGCACGAGGGGCAGTCCCGGCGCGCGACCTCGACGAGGCGCGAAGGCCCGGATGGCAACTACCTCAGAACTGCCAGACCAAAGGGCGACCTCAGCGAGCGCAGCAACTGGGACAACTTCCGTGTCGCGGCGGGTGAGACGCACGTGCTGATGGACGAAGAGGGGCCGGGGGTCATCACGCACATGTGGCTCACGTTCCTCGGCCCACAACCGCAAGGTTGGGCGCCGGACGGCTCGGCAGACCACCAGGAGATGCTCTTGAGGATCTACTGGGACGGAAGCGAAAAGCCAGCCATAGAAGCACCGGTAGGAGACTTCTTCGCCAACGCGTTCGGCAAAAGGAGGGAGGTTATCAGCATCCCGGTCATCGTCGAGGACGCGGACTCTTACAACTGCTTCTGGCACATGCCGTTCCGCAAGTCCGCGAGGATCGAGATCGTCAACCAGAGCGAGAAGCCGATCTCCCTGCTCTACTACAACATCGACTGGATCAAGCGCGATTCCCTCCCGGAGGACACGCCGTACTTCTACGCGCAGTACCGCCAGGAGTACCCGGTCAAGAGCGGCCAAGACTACGTCGTGCTGGATACCGAGGGAGCAGGCCACTACGTTGGCACGGTGCTCAGCGTCAGGACAAGAAGCCCCAGCTGGTTCGGCGAGGGCGACGAGAAGATCTACATCGACGGCGAGGAGCACCCTTCGATTTGGGGCACCGGCACAGAGGACTACTTTCTTTCAGCTTGGGGACTGAAGACGACCAGCACACCGTACTTCGGGACGCCGTTCTTCGACCAGTGGGGCATAGTCGGCGGCCACACGAGCGCATACCGGTGGCACATCAACGACCCACTCGTGTTCCAGAAAGGGATCAAGGTCACGTTCGAGCACTTCGGCTGGATCTCGCCGGATGAAAACCCCGACTACAAGAGCACTTCGTGGAACGAGAGGGAAGACGACTACTCGAGCGTCGCGTTCTGGTACCAGACCGGCACGCCGACCTTCGCAGCCCGCGCGCCGAGCGGGCCAGAGAGAAAACTCCCCTCTCTCGAAAGGGTGATCGCCTACGCCCGCGACCACATCGAAAACCGCGGAGACTTCCCGGCAGAGACGCAAAACCTCTCCTTCTACGACGGCCCCCAAGTGCTCTACCGACCGACCAGCGAAAGAGACGCCTGGATCGAGATTCCGTTCGAGATCACCGAGAAGGAACCGCTGCGACTCCTGCTCAACATGACCACCAGCTACGACTTCGGCACTTACCAGGCGTACCTGATTCCAGTAGAGACTGTTTTGGAGTGCGGCGATTCATCGCCGCTTTTGCTACCGCAGGCCGAGCCGCTCGGCATTCGTTTGGGTTTGTTCGGTTTGGTCCGGATTGGTTCGGGTTCGTTCGGCGGTTCGGGAGTTCGGGAGTTCGGAGGGTCGCCGCAAAGTCCCGCCCCATATTCATCATTCATCAATCATCAATCTGCAGTCCCCCTCGGCTCCCCCATCGACCTCTACACCAAGGAAGTCAAGAGCAAGGAGATCCACCTGCTCGACTTCTGGCCCGAACCCGGCATGTACATCCTTCGGCTCGTATGTACCGGCAAGAACCCCCTCTCGAATGGCTACTACCTCGGCATGGAATCCGTACGCTTGAGAGAACGAAGACCGAGGGTCAAACAGTACGGCCACGACAAGGACATGGACTGGCGAAAAGAACTGAAGCTGTACCGCTAG